The region CCCGGACCGCTACCAGCACCTGCGTGCTGTTCTGCCACCACTCCCTCCCCACCGTGGTCGTCACCTCTCCGGAGATAGCCAATGTGACACTTGAGAATGGCAGCGCCTCCTTCGACGAGTTTGCGGCAAAAGACCTCGCGCTCAAGATCAGGAGCGGAAACGCGTACGGGACGCTGGCCACAGAAACTCTCGCTGTCGATATGGAGAGCTCCAGCCTGCGCCTCCGCCTTGAGACAGAATCGCTGACAGTGAAGAGCGCCAACTCCCACCTCGACCTCGAGGGTAGCGCAGACACAAGCATCCTCTCCTTCTACCGCTCCAATCTCTCTGGCGAGCGCTTCTCCATCGCGGAGGCCGAGGTACGCGCAGAAGACTCTTTCGTACAGCTTGGAGAAATGACAACGCTCCGCCTCAAGGAGAATGACAGCCAGGTCATCTACCGAGGGGAGCCAGAAGTGACGGAGATGTAGGGATAAGAATTGGGAAGTAGGAACGGGCAGCGAGGAGAATCTCCTCGCTGCCCGTTTTATTCCGCCGCCCTGCACACTCGCGGCGCTTGGAGCATCGCCCTCATCTTCTGCTCGAGCGTCTGCTCCCAAGAGGGTGAATCTTCGCGGAGAAACTGCCCGCCCAATTCTACGATCTCCTCCCTCACCTCCTTAGCGAGGGCGCCACTCCGGAGGATGAAAGGAAGCCCCCTTCTCTCCCGATCCATCTTGAGCTTGCGCAGGAACTGAAGACCATTCTCCCCTCCCAGGTCGTAACCGGAAATGATCAGATCGACGTTTTGATCGGCGAGATGAGCGTAGGCGCCGCGCGCACCTGCCACCACCTCGACTTCGTGTCCGCGACTCTCGAGCCACTTCCTGACGCGGAAGGATCCGGGATTACTCCCGACGACCAGTATCCGAGCCATTCGTCTCTCCCTCGGTAAGAACAGTTGCGTTAGCGTCCAATATCCTTTTCGATCTGCCCGAGGAGCCGCTTCTCCCAGCCGCTCATCCCCTTGAAGAGGACGCTGGCGCCCCTGCCTTGAGCAGCTATATGGACCTCCGTATCCACCCCCTCGCCCCACAGGACGAATGGAAGATTCGGCATCTTCAGCTCATCCCGGACCAGACAGAGGAGCCCGTAGCCGCTCCCCTTGGGAATATGCTGATCAGCGAGGATGAGGTCCGCCGACCCGCCGCTCCGAAGCAAGGCAGCAGCCTGCTCTGCATCCGAGGCAAAAAGAAGCCGGTAGCGGACCCGGAGAAGCGAGCTCAAGAGATCAGCGATCGCTTTTTCGCTCTCGACGACGAGTATCCTTTTCATCAGAAACCCCTGTGTACAATTGCGTTTACCCGATGTTCCATCAAAAACCCCTCTTTTGCAACATACACCTCCCGACTCCTGTCCCAGAAGAACGTCAGTCGGGAACCGGCCTCTTCTTTTCACTAGCGCTCTAGCGGATCTCCACCATCACTTCATTGCGCGCCATCCACGGCGGAGTCCACGGGGCGTTGTACCCGGCATACGAAGGACCGCCTATCACTTCCACCTTGTCGCGAGAAAGCATGGAGAGCAGCTGCTCTTCCCTTTTCTGTATGCGCTCGCTGCTCCTAAACCAGGAGAACTGGAGTACTGCCATCTTTTTTGCTGGCACCTCGACGAGCCTTACCCGGGAATCGTTCGGGGTCGGAAGCGTCGCAAGCGAGTAGCTTTTGGGCATGACGAACGCAATCACGCGCGCATCCCCTTCTGTGTGCGCAACGACCGGCGCGGTCATCGCTATCCTCTCCGACGGCTGCTTTTGCTCTCGCACCGGCGCGGTCATAGCGATGCTTTCTTTTTTGGTATTGCCGCCGAAAATATACCCAGCGATTATCGTAAAGCCCTTGTTCAGCGCTTCATCATACGAGCCTTCTACCGTGGTTTGAGCTTCAATATGGGCGGCGTATTCACGCACCTCATATCCACCAAGCTTCTTAACGACCGAGTACTGAGCCTGTTCCACATTAGAAGAGAAATACCCCCAGACGGACCAGAGAATCACTACAACGAGGACGACAAGGAAGATTTTCATTACATGCAGTCTACCATTTTACAACCGAGGCCGACAGAAAGACGTGGCAGCTGAAACCAGAGAGGGGCTATTTCCTAAGGGCGGAGGGTGAGAGATTCGAACTCTCGGTGGGTTGCCCCACGCAGTCTTTCCAGGACTGTGCACTAGACCACTATGCGAACCCTCCTCTTTGTAGAACTGGCCTAGATTAGCACAGAGCTCCCGACTCTTCCATAAGAGGCAGTCTGCCAGGAGTTATTCCTTAAACCCAATACGGGCCGTGATCAGTCGATGGTCGGAAACATACTCATCCCGACAAACGAAGGATTCGAAATCAAATAAGCGAGGGAGAAGCACATAATCAAGAGTATCGTTGTCCTTGGGGTAAGAAATGTAATTATAGCGTTCGCTCGAAGACACAAATTCATCTCCATACTCAGCCTTGTATCTCGCGATGTTAAAGATGTTGAAATCCCCCATAAGGATAGGATTCTCTATCTTTCTCTGCTTCAAGAGGGCGAGCGTCTCTCTGAAATGTGCTTCTGCCCATTCATCCGAATTCGAGAAATGTAGATTAACCGCCGTGAAAGTTTTCTCCCCAATCTTTATCCGGCAAATAAGAATTCCTCTTGTTTCCTTGTCGCCTTCGGCTTTTGTCAGAAATACCACTTCCTTCTCTAGGGGGTAGCGACTGAGAACACCTAACCCGTGCGCGATTGGCCGGGCATAGACCTTGCCTTTCTGCTCCGACCTCATCTCTATAGGCTCAAAGACCGAATAAGGATATTCGAGCTCGGCATTGAGCATCTCTATCTGATTACGGGAGTCTATCTCCATATTCTGCTGGGTCTCCTGAGTAAAGACCACGTCCGGTTTCATCTCCTTAAGAAGAGAGAGGAGGTGAGGAGACCTTTCGTTCCATTCATAAAAGCACCAGAGATTGACGCTCGCTATAGTCAGGGAAGGCAGGGAGGATTCCGAGGTAATCATTGACATAATCTGTGCAATATAGTCTATTACACAACAGAAAAAACTTCAACCAGAAGGAGGTAAGATGTCTACGCTCTTCCTCTCGCTGGAACCAAAAAAGCGTTTCCAGCGCATGCGCCAGCTGCTCCAGAACTTCAAACAACGCGCGGTCGAAACGAGCGCCCCTTTCGGAATACTCGCTTACGGCAGCGTGTCCTACGGGTTCAACGGCCTGCATTACGGAAAGCTCGACGACATCGATCTTTTCCTCATTGTACCCAGGGTCCTCTCAGCCAAGAACATCCTGGATGCAGCCAAGGAGGTCTTCCAGACGGAATTCGACCTCTCCCTCCTGCACATGGAGCAAATGCTCGCCGGCAAGTGGGATATGTGCCGAATGTATGGAAAGAAGGGAGACGTAAAGCTAGGATTCCGTCTTCTCTGTCGGGATGTCTTCGACCACATCTCTTCCCCACAAGGAATGCAGGGCAGCATCTTGAACGTCGCTAAGCTGGGGTCTTCAAGGATCATCGCTGACGTGGAGTGGTCTCTTCCAGAATGGAAATATATCTCAACAGAACTTGATCACTTCACGATAAAGGAAGAAGGAGATGAGTCAATTGTCGTCCTCCACCACGTCTTCTCCCCGCGAGGCGAACGACTCGGAGCCTTGGGTCGAAAACTCCTAACCTGTACGGTTGTTCACGACCCGACAAGCCACCTCTCTCAGGGCCTCGAAGAGGTGTGGAAGAGCTTCGTACAGGCATGCCTCGCGCAGCATCCATCCCTCGAGACTTCCGCCATCATTGACGCGGTCATGCGCTCAGAGAAGTTCTCTATCTCCTTCCGCAAACGCCTCACAAAAACGATCGAAACAGCACGACAGCTATCGCTACGGCTTAGTCTCTGACTAGGCCGTTCTCTTTTGAGAAAAAACCGCTCGAAAACGAGAGGGCGGTCGCTACCGAAGTAGCGCCGCCCTAGTCTGCCGCCCCCTTCCTATTTCTTACCCAGACCAGCACCCATCTTGCGACTGCCGATGGAGCCCATGGCCGCAGAGGGAGGAGGGAGATTCTCGAAATACTTATTCGCCTTTTCCTGGTCACTCTTGCGCCTCTGGAGCAGAGCTTCCTGCTCCAGAGTCAGAGGTCCGACCTTCCTGAGAATCCCATTGACGAATATCATATCCGACATAGTGCCGCCCCCAGTAAGCTAGGAGATTGAAGAACTTACCGAACCATTCGGGATCTTTTTATATAGCAAAATTCTCGGACAAAAAGCAAGCACGGGGTGGTCAATATTAAAAAGCAGAAGACGACATCCGTTTTAGATGTCGTCTGGTTTAGAAACGGTCTTCCTTAAGGAGACCTAGGCGAACAGATAGGGAGCCTTCGCTTGGGCGATCGTCCGCCGAAGACGGGTGCGGAAGCGAAGCCCCCTGCGACCGGCGTTCCGGCGATCAGCCTTGCCGAGCTTCGGCGACCGAGGTTTCTTGTCGTCGAAGCGAGCCTCCTTCTGGACCTGAGCTGCCTTACGGCAGCCGATCTGATGCGGAAGATCCTCCGTGGCCAGCTCCTCATCGATGACGAGGGTCTGCCCCTTCTTGGGAGACCGGGGCTCCGGCCGATTGGCGAGGTCAGGCCCCCGATACTTCCCGAATGACCGGGGATCGAGGACGAGCCCGCAGAGCATGGGGTGCGACATTCCGTATACGAAGAAACCGGTGACGGCGACTTTCTCAGACGAAGGCATTGTCCCCTCCCAGGGCCAGCTAGATGTTGATTTGATTAAAGACCAGACTACTTTTCTAGCATGCCACTTTTATATGCAAAGTCAATAAGCCTGAATATCAGCCCCGTAGCGCCTTGATCCTCTCTTCTACCGGAGGATGCGTCATGAAAAGCTTCTCCATGAAGCCGGTCTTCTGCTCCTCTTCCCCACCAAAAGGATTGGCGATGAAGAGATGAGCCGTAGCGTGATTAGCTCTCTGGAGGGGACGGCCATAGTGACTGATCTTCTGGAGCGCAGAAGCGAGACCCTCCGGGTAACGGGTAAGGAGCGCGCCGGAAGCATCTGCGAGGAACTCGCGCTTACGGGAGATGGCGAGCTGGATGAGGGTGGCGATGATGGGAGCCAATATCGCGAGCGCGATGCCGATGACCATGACAATCGCATTCCCGCGATTGTCATTATCCCGGCTACCTCCGAAGAGATGCGCGCGGAAGAAGAAATCGGAGACGAGCGTGACGAAGCCTAAGAGCACTACCACTACGGTCATCACCAGAGTGTCGCGATTACCGATATGGGAGAGCTCGTGCGCAATCACCCCCTCAAGTTCGTTCTTCTCGAGTATCCGCAGGAGGCCAGTGGTCACTGCCACCGCCGCGTGCTCGGGATTGCGACCAGTAGCGAAAGCGTTCGGAGAAGGATCCTCGATCACATAGAGCGCCGGCATAGGGATACCTGCGGTGATGGCGAGGTTCTCCACAATCCGCCAGAGCTCGGGATGAGTCTGCATAGAGACTGCATGCGCTCCTGCGCTCGCGAGCGCAATCTTGTCGGAGTACCAATAGCTCGCGAAGTTCATCACGAAACTAAAAGCCACAGCCCCATAGAGAATGACGGGGTTCCCGAAGTAGCCCGAGAGGAACCAGCCGAGGCCTATGACCACGATGAGGAACGTGAGCATGAGGAACCAAGTCTTCCGTATATTGGAGTCCTTGTGGGTGTAAAGGGTGGCCATCGTTATATGAGCAGACTTTCCCTATCCGCGCGGAGGAATTTAGAAGT is a window of Candidatus Parcubacteria bacterium DNA encoding:
- a CDS encoding M48 family metalloprotease yields the protein MLTFLIVVIGLGWFLSGYFGNPVILYGAVAFSFVMNFASYWYSDKIALASAGAHAVSMQTHPELWRIVENLAITAGIPMPALYVIEDPSPNAFATGRNPEHAAVAVTTGLLRILEKNELEGVIAHELSHIGNRDTLVMTVVVVLLGFVTLVSDFFFRAHLFGGSRDNDNRGNAIVMVIGIALAILAPIIATLIQLAISRKREFLADASGALLTRYPEGLASALQKISHYGRPLQRANHATAHLFIANPFGGEEEQKTGFMEKLFMTHPPVEERIKALRG
- a CDS encoding response regulator, giving the protein MKRILVVESEKAIADLLSSLLRVRYRLLFASDAEQAAALLRSGGSADLILADQHIPKGSGYGLLCLVRDELKMPNLPFVLWGEGVDTEVHIAAQGRGASVLFKGMSGWEKRLLGQIEKDIGR
- a CDS encoding response regulator — protein: MARILVVGSNPGSFRVRKWLESRGHEVEVVAGARGAYAHLADQNVDLIISGYDLGGENGLQFLRKLKMDRERRGLPFILRSGALAKEVREEIVELGGQFLREDSPSWEQTLEQKMRAMLQAPRVCRAAE
- a CDS encoding endonuclease/exonuclease/phosphatase family protein, whose protein sequence is MSMITSESSLPSLTIASVNLWCFYEWNERSPHLLSLLKEMKPDVVFTQETQQNMEIDSRNQIEMLNAELEYPYSVFEPIEMRSEQKGKVYARPIAHGLGVLSRYPLEKEVVFLTKAEGDKETRGILICRIKIGEKTFTAVNLHFSNSDEWAEAHFRETLALLKQRKIENPILMGDFNIFNIARYKAEYGDEFVSSSERYNYISYPKDNDTLDYVLLPRLFDFESFVCRDEYVSDHRLITARIGFKE
- a CDS encoding heme-binding protein — encoded protein: MKIFLVVLVVVILWSVWGYFSSNVEQAQYSVVKKLGGYEVREYAAHIEAQTTVEGSYDEALNKGFTIIAGYIFGGNTKKESIAMTAPVREQKQPSERIAMTAPVVAHTEGDARVIAFVMPKSYSLATLPTPNDSRVRLVEVPAKKMAVLQFSWFRSSERIQKREEQLLSMLSRDKVEVIGGPSYAGYNAPWTPPWMARNEVMVEIR